TCTTCTCCCGTCGGCCTCCTGGAGGGCTCTGGCTGAGCCCTGGAGGGATTTGGGAACAGGATGGAACTGCTGAGTTCAGGCAGATGGAGCTCTAACTTCTCTGATTCTGGATTGTTACAGGACTCTCCTTCAGGCTTCCTTTCGccatctcctgtgctgaggcTCAGCCCCTGCTTGCACCGGAGCCTGGAAGGGCTGAACCAGGAGCTGGAGGAAGTGTTTGTGAAGGAACAGGGGGATGAAGAGCTGCTGCGGGTAAGTGAAGGTCACAGGATTGCCCTGAGCCTTCTGGGTTGTCTTGGAAATCCTTTCTTCTAAAGACACTGCTCATCTCTTGGCCGTGGGGACGGtctctgtgtccagttttagtTTGTTCTAGACATGTAACTGTCTGAACTGGGCCAAGTGGCtgctggcttccctccctgaAACCTACTGGTGCCGTGAGAGACCAGCCGGCAGCGATCTCGGGATCGATGATACCTCATTGACAGCATTTTTCATCTCAGACTGGCATCCACAGGCTCCTTGGTGCTGTGCAGTTGCGGCAGCTTTCTTGCTCCGCTAAAACTTCTGCTTCCTCCCTAGATACTGGATGTCCCAGATGGCCACAGGGCCCCGGCGCCGGCACAGAGGGGCTCCGGAGACACGTCCTTGACCCTGGAACCCAGCagtggcagctgcagcagcctctctctttctccttccccgtCTGTGTCTCTCCGCCTTTCTCCGCACACCCCGGTGAGACTGGCAGCGGAAGAGCCCTCCTCTGCAGCCGACGAGGCGCAGCCAGATCCGAAGGAGAAAGGTAAAGACTgaaagcagaggggctgggggtcacggaGTGGGGACAAAGGGGGCCAAGTGCTACCAAAACCTCGGTGCGACGGCTCCTCCCGCTCTGTGTGCTGGGTTGGAAGCGGCAGctgagaaaaggagagagggTCTCGGCCAGTTTGGCTGAGCTGTAGTGGGCTTTAAAGCTCCAGTAATTACCCTCTGGGTGGGTGGTTTCGAGTACTGGATGGAGGGTGTGAGCTGGGAACCACACAGATAAACCGCTGTGGCTTTGGGGTGTTGTAACCTGCGGCCCCGGAGTCTAAAAGAACACGTTCTGTGTTGAGTTAAAGCGTTGTTGGATTCTTTTAAATATTCCTCacaatctctctctttttccccccaccagaGGAGGGCAGCCCTTCACCAGTCCTGGCCTTTGCGTCTTCTCCTCGACCCAACCACAGCTACATGTTTAAACGGGAACCTCCTGAGGGGTGTGAGAAGGTCCGAGCCTTTGAAGAAGCTTCGTAAGTACGAGGAGCTGTTGGTGGGAGGAtggtgcgggggggtgggggccgCTGAGGCTTCTGTTGCTGCAATTGTCACCCCAAAACTGTTGTAAAAGTAGGGAGCAGCCTCTAGGAAAACTCCTCCAAGGGAAAAATGCGGTGAGAAGGGCTGAAAGTGGAATTGTTCACCCTCAGACACGCTCGGAAGGATCTTGGGATTCCTTGGAGCAGGTTTTTCTCGGCCAGCAGAGCCTCTTGCGGGAAGCGGTGGTTCTCCTATAAATAATTGTGCTTCCCAAACAAACCAGGCTCTTCCTGCCGCTCCGTAACCGAAGAGCAGAGGCAGTTTGGCTTTTAGTCAGGCTCTGGAAGAGCGCACGGCTCCGGGTGTTTTCCCTGTGGCTGCTCCGTGCCCTGAGGGAGTCTCTGTTGTGACCacgtcccctctctctctcctccagctcccccagccccgagcaGCCCTTTCAGCTTTCCTGCCCTGATAAGAACAAAGTGCACTTCAACCCCACCGGTTCTGCCTTCTGTCCCGTCAGCCTGGTGAAACCGCTCTTCCCAAACGTGGGTTTCCTCTTCCGGGGCTTCCCGGCTTCTTCCAGCTCCGGAACGGGCACGTTTACATCCTGCCAGCCTTCGGCC
The Numenius arquata chromosome 23, bNumArq3.hap1.1, whole genome shotgun sequence genome window above contains:
- the FAM117A gene encoding protein FAM117A produces the protein MAGAGSVRGGAGGLQPLRATVPFQLQQRRGEGGRAASVPCAAAVEKTCRPRQPRVRRTSSLDTIVGSYLLGQWPRDTEGTPTSCMSDKATQPCFSSLQTPVSWPDAEAGRASSSAHKRSASWGSTDHRREIAKLKQQLQRTKLNGRSGKEKEKSSPLQGDHAVLGSLRDSPSGFLSPSPVLRLSPCLHRSLEGLNQELEEVFVKEQGDEELLRILDVPDGHRAPAPAQRGSGDTSLTLEPSSGSCSSLSLSPSPSVSLRLSPHTPVRLAAEEPSSAADEAQPDPKEKEEGSPSPVLAFASSPRPNHSYMFKREPPEGCEKVRAFEEASSPSPEQPFQLSCPDKNKVHFNPTGSAFCPVSLVKPLFPNVGFLFRGFPASSSSGTGTFTSCQPSAPAPFLGVRKDAAVDGFSEVSKSPSLNYEHWKRGQPEESVVFHSSLVV